The Chrysoperla carnea chromosome X, inChrCarn1.1, whole genome shotgun sequence genome includes a region encoding these proteins:
- the LOC123302221 gene encoding sodium/potassium-transporting ATPase subunit beta-1-interacting protein isoform X2, whose product MGICARHTLIATCILQLITTFERQIFDFLGFMWAPILINFFHIIFIIFGLFGAFQHQFKYVISNSDTLNLGTGSVSWWEANGYGCKPYYLPNITNEDIYRPVRPDYVTGCLFDYTTVEIIHAAIQVSLGVIGIIAGICCGRVILRNRQEGQAGSSISSRKSPKKTSLYSIEFSTQRDDSRACGNDSDTLDSDMNMPMAYLQNTKPMTPRRVKRRSVMTRGHPHHGNSLRKHSHGGSTRSHNSSTSVRSSQRRQNPVTQILDQQLRSNTLTSTWQRNGGHTNPTYQQSSIQSLNEQTEYELYNNRPPSARSSYSNYHGSRYISSGHTYQNNQATPQAPIKRDRQRQSLRSMAFLNSGPPAYTLQGSNQLDSETTI is encoded by the exons ATGGGAATTTGTGCAAGGCATACATTAATAGCTACATGTATTTTACAATTG attacaACATTTGAACGCCAAATATTCGATTTTCTTGGTTTTATGTGGGCaccgattttgattaatttttttcacataatatttattatttttggattatttggtGCCTTTCAACATCAATTTAAATACGTTATTAGC aatagcGATACTTTAAATTTGGGAACTGGAAGTGTAAGTTGGTGGGAAGCAAATGGATATGGTTGTAAACCATATTATTTACCAAATATTACAAATGAAGATATTTATAGACCAGTACGACCTGACTATGTAACTGGATGTTTATTCGATTATACAACAGTTGAAATAATTCATGCTGCAATACAAGTTAGTTTAGGA gtcatTGGCATAATAGCTGGTATTTGTTGTGGCCGtgtaattttaagaaatcgACAAGAAG GTCAAGCCGGTTCAAGCATATCATCCAgaaaatcaccaaaaaaaaCATCCCTTTATTCTATAGAATTTAGTACTCAACGTGACGATTCACGCGCATGTGGTAATGACAGTGATACACTAGATTCAGATATGAATATGCCAATGGCATATCtacaaaatacaaaaccaaTGACACCACGACGTGTAAAACGACGTAGTGTTATGACACGCGGCCATCCGCATCATGGTAACTCATTACGTAAACATTCACATGGAGGTAGTACACGATCTCATAATTCATCCACAAGTGTACGATCTTCACAGCGTCGACAAAATCCTGTTACGCAAATTCTGGATCAACAGCTACGAAGTAATACACTAACATCAACATGGCAGAGAAACGGAGGCCATACAAATCCTACATATCAACAATCGTCAATACAATCGTTAAACGAACAGACAGAATATGAGTTGTATAATAATAGACCTCCATCAGCCAGATCAAGTTATTCAAATTATCATGGTTCGAGATATATTTCATCTGGTCACACGTATCAAAATAATCAAGCAACTCCTCAAGCTCCTATTAAAAGGGATCGCCAAAGACAATCATTGAGGTCTATGGCCTTTTTGAATAGTGGACCACCTGCGTACACTTTACAAGGATCTAATCAATTAGATTCTGAAACaactatctaa
- the LOC123302221 gene encoding sodium/potassium-transporting ATPase subunit beta-1-interacting protein isoform X1, with protein MGICARHTLIATCILQLITTFERQIFDFLGFMWAPILINFFHIIFIIFGLFGAFQHQFKYVISYCIWNVNALAWNIFVICFYLDVGILDKNSDTLNLGTGSVSWWEANGYGCKPYYLPNITNEDIYRPVRPDYVTGCLFDYTTVEIIHAAIQVSLGVIGIIAGICCGRVILRNRQEGQAGSSISSRKSPKKTSLYSIEFSTQRDDSRACGNDSDTLDSDMNMPMAYLQNTKPMTPRRVKRRSVMTRGHPHHGNSLRKHSHGGSTRSHNSSTSVRSSQRRQNPVTQILDQQLRSNTLTSTWQRNGGHTNPTYQQSSIQSLNEQTEYELYNNRPPSARSSYSNYHGSRYISSGHTYQNNQATPQAPIKRDRQRQSLRSMAFLNSGPPAYTLQGSNQLDSETTI; from the exons ATGGGAATTTGTGCAAGGCATACATTAATAGCTACATGTATTTTACAATTG attacaACATTTGAACGCCAAATATTCGATTTTCTTGGTTTTATGTGGGCaccgattttgattaatttttttcacataatatttattatttttggattatttggtGCCTTTCAACATCAATTTAAATACGTTATTAGC tattgTATTTGGAATGTGAATGCTCTTGCTtggaatatttttgtaatctgtTTTTATTTAGACGTAGGAATTTTGGATaag aatagcGATACTTTAAATTTGGGAACTGGAAGTGTAAGTTGGTGGGAAGCAAATGGATATGGTTGTAAACCATATTATTTACCAAATATTACAAATGAAGATATTTATAGACCAGTACGACCTGACTATGTAACTGGATGTTTATTCGATTATACAACAGTTGAAATAATTCATGCTGCAATACAAGTTAGTTTAGGA gtcatTGGCATAATAGCTGGTATTTGTTGTGGCCGtgtaattttaagaaatcgACAAGAAG GTCAAGCCGGTTCAAGCATATCATCCAgaaaatcaccaaaaaaaaCATCCCTTTATTCTATAGAATTTAGTACTCAACGTGACGATTCACGCGCATGTGGTAATGACAGTGATACACTAGATTCAGATATGAATATGCCAATGGCATATCtacaaaatacaaaaccaaTGACACCACGACGTGTAAAACGACGTAGTGTTATGACACGCGGCCATCCGCATCATGGTAACTCATTACGTAAACATTCACATGGAGGTAGTACACGATCTCATAATTCATCCACAAGTGTACGATCTTCACAGCGTCGACAAAATCCTGTTACGCAAATTCTGGATCAACAGCTACGAAGTAATACACTAACATCAACATGGCAGAGAAACGGAGGCCATACAAATCCTACATATCAACAATCGTCAATACAATCGTTAAACGAACAGACAGAATATGAGTTGTATAATAATAGACCTCCATCAGCCAGATCAAGTTATTCAAATTATCATGGTTCGAGATATATTTCATCTGGTCACACGTATCAAAATAATCAAGCAACTCCTCAAGCTCCTATTAAAAGGGATCGCCAAAGACAATCATTGAGGTCTATGGCCTTTTTGAATAGTGGACCACCTGCGTACACTTTACAAGGATCTAATCAATTAGATTCTGAAACaactatctaa
- the LOC123302227 gene encoding Na(+)/H(+) exchange regulatory cofactor NHE-RF2-like — translation MSQVNDNGNAIEGARLCHIIKSPKFEGYGFNLHAEKSKPGQFIGKVDEGSPAEAAGLRQGDRILQVNGVDIANENHKQVVERIKQDPNETKLLVCSPNTEDNNTQTLNTKVTEKNHAENNSSPPNSNNHTNNETNQSIGLKLNMTAAELRAQLANRKKYDPKKETIDFKKKFDIVQKL, via the coding sequence ATGTCTCAAGTAAACGATAATGGAAACGCAATTGAAGGTGCACGGCTATGCCATATCATCAAATCACCAAAATTCGAAGGTTATGGTTTTAATTTACATGCTGAAAAAAGTAAACCTGGACAATTTATTGGTAAAGTGGATGAAGGATCACCTGCAGAAGCTGCTGGTTTACGACAAGGTGATCGTATATTGCAGGTAAATGGTGTAGACATTGCAAATGAAAATCACAAACAAGTTGTTGAACGTATTAAACAAGAtccaaacgaaacaaaattattggTGTGTAGTCCTAACACCGAAGACAATAATACTCAAACACTAAACAcaaaagttacggaaaaaaatcaTGCTGAAAATAATTCATCGCCACCAAATTCAAATAATCATACCAATAATGAAACAAATCAATCCATTGGCTTGAAATTAAATATGACGGCAGCTGAATTACGTGCACAATTAgcgaatagaaaaaaatatgatccaaaaaaagaaacgattgactttaaaaagaaatttgatattgttcaaaaactttaa